From the Leifsonia sp. AG29 genome, one window contains:
- a CDS encoding LacI family DNA-binding transcriptional regulator produces the protein MTDDSTASTTARPTLAAVARLAGVSNSTASLAFSGTGPVSDATRERVLAAARQLDYAGPDPRARSLRRGRSGIVGVVMEERVADAFRDPIKIALLDGITDEIAAVDAGVLILTDAGEAAQRIEDAPMDAVVLVGCSPRLDESVATLRRRGIPLVAIEGDPAAGVPTIGQDNREATRRAAEHLRELGHRDVAVVALPLTRDRARGPLTASRRNPGSSTTALDRLAGARDVFPGAGGWTTRGSFVEEGRIAGEALLEDPATRPTAIIAQSDLLAAGVIRAAEELGLDVPGDVSVVGFDGVRVDGLWPYDLTTLVQPAVEKGRAAGRAIVDMLEGGEPHPTAFTSVFHRGNTTAPPSR, from the coding sequence GTGACCGACGACAGCACAGCCTCCACGACGGCGCGACCCACCCTCGCGGCGGTCGCCCGTCTGGCCGGGGTCTCCAACTCGACCGCCTCCCTCGCCTTCTCGGGCACGGGGCCGGTCTCCGACGCGACGCGCGAACGCGTGCTCGCCGCCGCGCGTCAGCTCGACTACGCGGGCCCGGACCCGCGGGCGCGGTCGCTGCGTCGCGGCCGCTCCGGCATCGTGGGCGTCGTGATGGAGGAGCGGGTCGCCGACGCCTTCCGCGACCCGATCAAGATCGCCCTCCTCGACGGCATCACCGACGAGATCGCCGCGGTCGACGCCGGCGTCCTGATCCTCACCGACGCCGGCGAGGCCGCGCAGCGCATCGAGGACGCCCCGATGGACGCCGTCGTCCTCGTCGGCTGCAGCCCCCGGCTCGACGAGTCGGTCGCGACCCTCCGCCGGCGCGGCATCCCGCTGGTCGCGATCGAGGGCGACCCGGCGGCCGGCGTCCCCACCATCGGGCAGGACAACCGGGAGGCGACCCGCCGCGCGGCCGAGCACCTCCGCGAGCTCGGGCATCGCGACGTCGCCGTGGTGGCCCTCCCGCTGACGCGCGATCGCGCCCGCGGGCCGCTCACCGCCTCCCGCCGGAACCCGGGCAGCTCGACCACCGCGCTCGACCGCCTGGCCGGCGCGCGCGACGTCTTCCCCGGCGCGGGCGGGTGGACCACGCGCGGGTCGTTCGTCGAGGAGGGACGGATCGCCGGCGAGGCGCTCCTCGAGGATCCGGCGACACGCCCCACCGCGATCATCGCCCAGAGCGACCTGCTCGCCGCCGGCGTGATCCGCGCGGCGGAGGAGCTCGGCCTCGACGTCCCCGGCGACGTGAGCGTCGTCGGCTTCGACGGGGTCCGCGTCGACGGGCTGTGGCCGTACGACCTCACGACCCTCGTGCAACCGGCCGTCGAGAAGGGGCGCGCCGCCGGCCGCGCGATCGTCGACATGCTCGAGGGCGGCGAGCCGCACCCGACTGCGTTCACGAGCGTCTTCCACCGCGGGAACACGACGGCGCCGCCGTCGCGCTGA
- a CDS encoding amidohydrolase, which produces MDLEALYRDLHAHPELSFSEHRTAGIVADALAGLGLEVHSGIGRTGVVGVLRNGDGPTVLLRADMDALPVRELTGLPWASTDVATDDAGNPVPVMHACGHDIHITCLLGAVEALAGSRDSWSGTLVAVFQPAEEHGGGAQVMVEDGLFDRVPRPDVVLGQHVTPYPAGMAGAHPGPAMAAVDTMEVTLHGRGGHGSRPETTIDPVVMAASTVMRLQTVVSREVAASDTAVVTVGSLHAGTKNNIIPAEATLGISVRSFTEEVRTRVLDGVHRIIAAEAQASGATKAPDMEWGERYPVTVNDPEATARVNAAFAAEFGAERVLAPGALSGSEDVGNLATAVGAPLVYWMLGGVEPELVRSAMEAGATETDIPSNHSPYFAPLPQPTIDTGVRALVVAAREWLA; this is translated from the coding sequence ATGGACCTTGAAGCCCTCTACCGCGACCTGCACGCCCACCCCGAGCTCTCCTTCTCCGAGCACCGCACAGCCGGCATCGTCGCCGACGCGCTGGCCGGGCTCGGCCTCGAGGTGCACTCCGGGATCGGCCGCACCGGTGTCGTCGGGGTGCTGCGCAACGGCGACGGCCCGACCGTCCTGCTGCGCGCCGACATGGACGCCCTCCCGGTGCGCGAGCTCACCGGCCTCCCCTGGGCGTCCACCGACGTGGCGACGGACGACGCCGGCAACCCCGTCCCGGTCATGCACGCCTGCGGTCATGACATCCACATCACGTGCCTCCTCGGCGCCGTGGAGGCGCTGGCCGGCTCGCGCGACAGCTGGTCGGGCACGCTCGTGGCCGTGTTCCAGCCCGCGGAGGAGCACGGCGGCGGCGCGCAGGTCATGGTCGAGGACGGTCTCTTCGACCGCGTCCCCCGGCCGGACGTCGTGCTCGGGCAGCACGTGACCCCCTACCCGGCGGGCATGGCCGGTGCGCACCCCGGCCCGGCGATGGCGGCGGTCGACACCATGGAGGTGACCCTCCACGGTCGCGGCGGCCACGGTTCCCGCCCCGAGACGACGATCGACCCGGTCGTCATGGCCGCTTCGACCGTGATGCGGCTTCAGACCGTGGTGTCGCGGGAGGTCGCCGCCTCGGACACCGCGGTCGTCACGGTCGGCAGCCTCCACGCCGGCACGAAGAACAACATCATCCCGGCCGAGGCCACGCTCGGCATCAGCGTGCGCAGCTTCACCGAGGAGGTGCGCACGCGAGTCCTCGACGGCGTGCACCGGATCATCGCCGCCGAGGCGCAGGCCTCCGGCGCCACGAAGGCCCCCGACATGGAGTGGGGCGAACGGTACCCGGTCACGGTCAACGACCCGGAGGCCACCGCGCGTGTGAACGCCGCCTTCGCGGCCGAGTTCGGCGCCGAGCGCGTGCTGGCGCCGGGCGCCCTCTCCGGCAGCGAGGACGTCGGCAACCTGGCGACCGCCGTCGGTGCGCCGCTCGTCTACTGGATGCTCGGCGGCGTCGAGCCGGAGCTCGTGCGCAGCGCGATGGAGGCGGGCGCGACCGAGACCGACATCCCCTCCAACCACTCGCCCTACTTCGCGCCCCTCCCGCAGCCGACGATCGACACCGGCGTGCGGGCGCTCGTGGTCGCTGCCCGGGAGTGGCTCGCGTAG
- a CDS encoding MATE family efflux transporter: MIPSLRRPVDRDILRLAVPAFGALVAEPVFLLADSALVGHLGVAPLAGLGIASAILQSIVGLMVFLAYSTTPAVARRLGAGDERGAIAVGVAGCWLALGLGVVLAVAGWFASPALVALFGPSQEVAAQATRYLELSMAGLPAMLVVYAATGLLRGLQDTRTPLAVAVGGFGANIVLNLGFIYAAGLGIAGSALGTVTAQWAMVVVYAVIVARHARRVAAPLLPHRAGLGRTARSGGWLFLRTASLRAAMLLAVFAATRLGPDELAAFQVALTVFATLAFALDALAIAAQALIGKNLGANALDDARSVLRRCLQWGVGAGAVLGAVTIVLSPVAAGLFTSDASVAALLPLPLALLGLGAPLGGFVFVLDGVLIGAGDARYLALTGLANVAVLAPLAAAVLAWSGSGMPGSGMSGSGMSGLAWLTAAFTFGYLGARALTLGLRVRGRVWMRAGATV; encoded by the coding sequence ATGATCCCCTCCCTGCGCCGCCCCGTCGACCGCGACATCCTGCGGCTCGCCGTGCCCGCCTTCGGGGCGCTCGTCGCAGAGCCGGTGTTCCTCCTCGCCGACTCCGCCCTGGTGGGTCATCTCGGTGTGGCGCCGCTCGCCGGGCTGGGCATCGCGAGCGCGATCCTCCAGAGCATCGTCGGCCTGATGGTGTTCCTCGCCTACAGCACGACGCCGGCGGTCGCCCGGCGCCTGGGGGCCGGGGACGAGCGCGGCGCCATCGCGGTCGGCGTCGCCGGCTGCTGGCTGGCGCTCGGCCTGGGCGTGGTGCTCGCGGTGGCCGGCTGGTTCGCGTCCCCGGCGCTGGTCGCGCTGTTCGGACCGTCGCAGGAGGTCGCCGCGCAGGCGACCCGGTACCTCGAGCTCTCGATGGCGGGCCTGCCCGCCATGCTCGTCGTCTATGCCGCCACCGGTCTGCTCCGCGGCCTCCAGGACACCCGCACCCCGCTCGCCGTCGCCGTCGGCGGCTTCGGCGCCAACATCGTCCTGAATCTCGGGTTCATCTACGCGGCCGGACTCGGGATCGCCGGATCGGCTCTCGGGACGGTCACCGCCCAGTGGGCCATGGTCGTGGTGTACGCGGTCATCGTGGCGCGTCACGCGCGCCGGGTCGCCGCTCCGCTCCTCCCCCACCGCGCCGGACTCGGCCGGACGGCTCGCTCGGGCGGCTGGCTGTTCCTCCGGACGGCGAGCCTGCGCGCCGCCATGCTGCTCGCTGTGTTCGCCGCGACGCGCCTCGGGCCGGACGAGCTCGCCGCCTTCCAGGTCGCGCTGACCGTCTTCGCCACCCTGGCCTTCGCGCTCGACGCCCTGGCCATCGCCGCTCAGGCGCTCATCGGCAAGAACCTCGGAGCGAATGCGCTCGACGATGCGCGGTCGGTGCTCCGGCGGTGCCTGCAGTGGGGCGTCGGCGCGGGAGCGGTGCTCGGGGCGGTCACGATCGTGCTCAGCCCTGTCGCGGCGGGGTTGTTCACCAGCGATGCCTCCGTCGCCGCGCTGCTTCCGCTCCCTCTCGCTCTCCTCGGGTTGGGCGCGCCGCTCGGCGGCTTCGTATTCGTGCTCGACGGCGTGCTGATCGGCGCCGGCGACGCCCGCTACCTGGCGCTGACGGGACTCGCCAATGTCGCGGTCTTAGCTCCGCTCGCCGCTGCCGTGCTCGCCTGGTCCGGCTCCGGCATGCCGGGATCGGGCATGTCCGGCTCCGGCATGTCCGGCCTGGCCTGGCTGACCGCGGCTTTCACGTTCGGCTACCTCGGCGCCCGCGCGCTCACTCTCGGCCTCCGCGTTCGGGGCCGGGTCTGGATGCGCGCGGGCGCGACGGTCTGA
- a CDS encoding biliverdin-producing heme oxygenase yields the protein MTHPMPFSQALRERTRSVHEQSEGSSFVQELMAGDGSRDDYVAMLAQHYFIYRALENGALTMAADPVASLFLSPELDRLPAIEADLAFLLGPDWAGRIAPLPSTARYAARIDEVGESWPGGFVAHHYTRYLGDLSGGQIIRTILQRQYGFGSEGVGFYAFPGIAKPKAFKDAYRARLDAVDWPEDERDRVVAEVGRAFRFNTDLFVDLARAKSAAA from the coding sequence ATGACGCATCCGATGCCTTTCTCGCAGGCGCTCCGCGAGCGCACGAGATCGGTGCACGAGCAGAGCGAGGGCTCCTCCTTCGTGCAGGAGCTCATGGCCGGTGACGGCAGCCGCGACGACTACGTCGCGATGCTCGCGCAGCACTACTTCATCTACCGCGCCCTCGAGAACGGCGCCCTCACGATGGCGGCCGACCCGGTGGCGTCGCTGTTCCTCAGCCCCGAGCTCGACCGCCTCCCCGCCATCGAGGCTGATCTCGCCTTCCTCCTCGGGCCGGACTGGGCGGGGCGGATCGCGCCCCTGCCGAGCACCGCCCGGTACGCGGCCCGGATCGACGAGGTGGGAGAGAGCTGGCCCGGCGGCTTCGTCGCGCACCACTACACCCGATACCTCGGCGACCTGTCCGGCGGCCAGATCATCCGCACGATCCTGCAGCGCCAGTACGGCTTCGGGAGCGAAGGCGTCGGGTTCTACGCGTTCCCCGGCATCGCCAAGCCCAAGGCCTTCAAAGACGCGTACCGGGCACGCCTCGACGCGGTCGACTGGCCGGAGGACGAGCGCGACCGGGTCGTGGCGGAGGTCGGCCGGGCCTTCCGGTTCAACACCGACCTGTTCGTCGACCTCGCCCGGGCGAAGAGCGCGGCGGCCTGA
- a CDS encoding ABC transporter ATP-binding protein yields MDTVISAEGLQKRFGRVRALDGLDLSVSAGEVHGFLGPNGAGKSTTIRVLLGLARAHGGRASVFGRDPWRDAVDLHRRIAYVPGDVNLWPNLSGGEAIDLLARLRGGTADRTAYRARKQRLIDVFQLDPTKKGRAYSKGNRQKVALVAALATPADLYVLDEPTSGLDPIMEAVFNAEVARVKSEGATILLSSHILSEVEQLCDRVTIIREGRTVESGTLDQLRHLTRTEISFAADGHDERSLQAIPQAHDVHVREGRVTFTADSDRLAPVLDALARMEVTGLTVAPPSLEELFLRHYGDELGAETGEEAKAR; encoded by the coding sequence ATGGACACCGTGATCAGCGCCGAGGGACTCCAGAAGCGCTTCGGCCGGGTCCGCGCCCTCGACGGGCTCGACCTCTCCGTCTCGGCGGGTGAGGTGCACGGCTTCCTCGGCCCGAACGGCGCCGGCAAGTCGACCACCATCCGCGTCCTGCTCGGACTCGCCCGTGCCCACGGAGGCCGGGCCAGCGTCTTCGGCCGCGACCCGTGGAGGGACGCCGTCGACCTGCACCGGCGAATCGCCTACGTGCCCGGCGATGTGAACCTCTGGCCCAACCTCTCCGGGGGCGAGGCGATCGATCTTCTCGCGCGCCTCCGCGGCGGGACCGCCGACCGGACCGCCTACCGCGCGCGCAAGCAGCGACTCATCGACGTGTTCCAGCTCGATCCGACCAAGAAGGGACGCGCGTACTCGAAGGGCAACCGGCAGAAGGTGGCGCTCGTCGCCGCGCTGGCGACGCCGGCCGACCTCTACGTTCTCGACGAGCCGACGAGCGGCCTCGACCCGATCATGGAGGCGGTCTTCAACGCCGAGGTCGCCCGCGTCAAGAGCGAGGGGGCCACGATCCTCCTGTCGAGCCACATCCTCTCCGAGGTCGAGCAGTTGTGCGACCGGGTCACGATCATCCGCGAGGGACGCACGGTCGAGTCGGGCACCCTGGATCAGCTCCGCCATCTCACCCGCACGGAGATCTCGTTCGCCGCCGACGGGCACGACGAGCGCAGCCTCCAGGCCATCCCGCAGGCTCATGACGTGCACGTCCGGGAGGGACGGGTCACCTTCACCGCCGACAGCGACCGGCTCGCCCCCGTCCTGGACGCCCTCGCGCGGATGGAGGTCACGGGCCTCACGGTCGCACCCCCGTCCCTCGAGGAGCTGTTCCTCCGTCACTACGGCGACGAGCTCGGTGCGGAGACCGGCGAGGAGGCGAAGGCCCGATGA
- a CDS encoding ABC transporter permease, with amino-acid sequence MSAPTDTTTAPRPPETRHRGHAGDAPSRPAGRGHLLAVLVRQRLRRDRWQLLTWILSIGLLAAFSGAAILQTYASEAGRLEVMRLAIANPTILMLRGIPQGTSIAALTFFEIYTFNAVLAGLMNTFLAVRHSRAEEETGRAELVGSTPAGRLLPTTATVIHGLIANVLLALATALGFMAAGLPAYGSLVAGVATGGAGVAFLAVGLVMAQFMTTSRGANGYAAAIVMLAYLLRGIGDATGTVFGDGTHMHPGWASWLSPIGWGQQFAPYTANDWRPLLLQLGFAALLLGVVFALQAVRDSGAGIVGQRAGRPAARPTLNGPLGLAWRLQWPTILGWVIGGALTGALAGALGSAVNTSIVNDPSLKSIREAVARIGSGGTGSFTQLFISAIFTIVGVLAAACAVQAVIRLRQEEASGSAEVMMSTPLSRVRWLLEFLLVGVIAIVLVLLAAAITSGLSAVAAGDDNARIGDSFTAASAQLPVALVYLGVLALVFVVAPSWTVPVGWAGLGLGAFVGVFGALVNLPDWMRHTSPFADAPVVVGTPDWTGGYWMFGITVVSIAAAAVLIRRRDFAIG; translated from the coding sequence ATGAGCGCACCGACCGACACCACCACGGCGCCCCGGCCGCCCGAGACGCGCCACCGGGGTCACGCCGGCGATGCGCCGAGCCGGCCCGCCGGTCGCGGCCACCTGCTCGCGGTGCTCGTCCGGCAGCGTCTCCGGAGGGACCGCTGGCAGCTGCTGACCTGGATCCTCTCCATCGGCCTGCTCGCCGCCTTCTCGGGCGCGGCGATTCTGCAGACGTACGCGTCCGAGGCGGGGCGCCTCGAGGTCATGCGGCTCGCGATCGCGAACCCGACGATCCTGATGCTCCGGGGCATCCCGCAGGGGACGAGCATCGCCGCGCTGACCTTCTTCGAGATCTACACCTTCAACGCGGTGCTCGCGGGGCTGATGAACACGTTCCTCGCCGTCCGCCACTCCCGCGCTGAGGAGGAGACGGGGCGGGCCGAGCTGGTCGGCTCGACGCCGGCCGGCCGACTGCTCCCGACGACGGCCACCGTCATCCACGGCCTGATCGCGAACGTGCTGCTGGCGCTGGCGACCGCGCTCGGCTTCATGGCCGCCGGACTGCCGGCGTACGGCTCGCTCGTCGCCGGTGTCGCGACCGGAGGCGCCGGCGTGGCCTTCCTCGCCGTGGGCCTCGTCATGGCGCAGTTCATGACCACGTCGCGGGGAGCCAACGGGTACGCCGCCGCGATCGTCATGCTGGCATACCTGCTCCGCGGCATCGGCGACGCAACGGGAACCGTCTTCGGCGACGGCACGCACATGCACCCGGGGTGGGCGTCGTGGCTCAGTCCCATCGGCTGGGGCCAGCAGTTCGCGCCCTACACCGCGAACGACTGGAGGCCGCTGCTCCTCCAGCTCGGCTTCGCCGCGCTCCTCCTCGGGGTCGTCTTCGCCCTCCAGGCCGTGCGCGACTCCGGTGCGGGCATCGTCGGGCAGCGCGCGGGACGGCCGGCCGCCCGGCCGACGCTCAACGGGCCCCTGGGCCTGGCGTGGCGCCTCCAGTGGCCGACGATCCTCGGCTGGGTCATCGGAGGCGCGCTCACGGGCGCGCTCGCCGGCGCGCTCGGCAGCGCGGTCAACACCTCGATCGTGAACGACCCCTCCCTGAAGTCCATCCGCGAGGCGGTCGCCCGGATCGGCTCGGGAGGGACGGGCTCCTTCACCCAGCTGTTCATCTCGGCCATCTTCACGATCGTCGGGGTGCTGGCCGCCGCCTGCGCGGTTCAGGCGGTCATCCGGCTGCGCCAGGAGGAGGCGAGCGGCTCGGCCGAGGTGATGATGTCGACCCCGCTGTCGCGCGTGCGCTGGCTGCTGGAGTTCCTCCTCGTCGGCGTCATCGCGATCGTGCTGGTGCTGCTCGCCGCGGCGATCACGTCGGGACTGTCCGCCGTCGCGGCGGGAGACGACAACGCGCGCATCGGCGACTCGTTCACGGCCGCGTCCGCGCAGCTGCCGGTGGCGCTCGTCTATCTCGGCGTCCTCGCGCTCGTCTTCGTCGTCGCCCCGTCCTGGACCGTCCCGGTCGGCTGGGCGGGCCTCGGTCTCGGCGCGTTCGTCGGTGTGTTCGGCGCACTGGTGAACCTGCCCGACTGGATGCGCCACACCTCCCCGTTCGCGGACGCCCCCGTCGTGGTCGGCACGCCGGACTGGACCGGGGGATACTGGATGTTCGGCATAACGGTCGTCTCGATCGCGGCGGCGGCCGTCCTCATCCGGCGCCGGGACTTCGCGATCGGCTAG
- a CDS encoding GbsR/MarR family transcriptional regulator has product MAKDAAALAEVMEHSAAVLTAAGFPRMAARVLMALTVTETPGLTASELADRLEASAAGISGAVRYLQTLGIVRRVSQPGSRRDRYEIPSDWYALMVRNSPVYGVLADQAEAGLAAVGDPASPATERLRDMAGFYRFVQSRLPQLIAEWETVRAARDAAETAGPAARRA; this is encoded by the coding sequence ATGGCGAAGGACGCGGCGGCGCTCGCCGAGGTGATGGAGCACTCGGCCGCCGTCCTCACGGCCGCCGGCTTCCCGCGCATGGCGGCTCGGGTGCTGATGGCGCTGACGGTGACGGAGACGCCCGGGCTCACCGCCTCGGAGCTCGCGGACCGGCTCGAGGCGAGCGCCGCGGGCATCTCGGGCGCCGTGCGCTACCTCCAGACGCTCGGCATCGTCCGCCGGGTCTCGCAGCCCGGCAGCCGGCGCGATCGCTACGAGATCCCGAGCGACTGGTACGCGCTCATGGTCCGGAACAGCCCGGTCTACGGCGTGCTCGCCGATCAGGCGGAGGCGGGACTCGCGGCCGTCGGCGACCCCGCATCGCCCGCGACGGAGCGCCTGCGCGACATGGCCGGGTTCTACCGGTTCGTGCAGAGCCGCCTCCCGCAGCTCATCGCCGAGTGGGAGACCGTGCGCGCCGCTCGCGACGCCGCTGAGACCGCCGGGCCGGCCGCTCGGCGAGCCTAG
- a CDS encoding M13 family metallopeptidase, which yields MTLASGILTDELDPAVRPQDDLFRHVNGRWLERTDIPADKARWGSFMILAEEAEAAVREIVEAAQSAPEGTEERKFGDLFTSFMDEERIEALGVKPVEAQLALASDVQSVSDLLETVGRLERHGIGGFFQLFVDNDPGDPERYLVFVEQAGISLPDESYFREERFAPVREAFVAHIQRMFELAGLENAPERAQRVFELETSIAAQHWDNVRSRDSEKTYNLYSWGDAEKLFTAAEARDGDGLAIWAKALGAPEGALAEVVLRQPSFTSGLAELLTESRLEAWKDWLAWQIIHGTAPYLSGDFVEANFEFYGRTLTGTPEMRARWKRGISLVEGAMGEAVGRIYVEKHFPPAAKQQMDELVANLIEAYRQSISTLEWMGEETRKRALDKLEKFTPKIGYPVKWRDYSALAIDPTDLVGNVRAAALFEFNRELGKIGKPIDRDEWFMTPQTINAYYNPGFNEIVFPAAILQFPFFDPERDAAANYGAIGAVIGHEIGHGFDDQGSKFDGDGRLQDWWTADDRAAFEERTRTLIEQYDALAPAQVPEHHVNGALTIGENIGDLGGLGIAWKAYLLSLNGEEPPVIDGLSGAERFFLSWAQAWQQKGRDAEVIRLLAIDPHSPNEFRCNQIVRNIDAFYETFGLTESDRLWLAPEERVSIW from the coding sequence ATGACGCTCGCCTCCGGCATCCTCACTGACGAACTCGATCCGGCTGTCCGTCCTCAGGACGACCTCTTCCGCCACGTGAACGGGCGCTGGCTGGAGCGCACCGACATCCCGGCCGACAAGGCCCGCTGGGGGTCGTTCATGATCCTCGCCGAGGAGGCCGAGGCGGCGGTGCGCGAGATCGTGGAGGCGGCACAGTCGGCCCCTGAGGGCACCGAGGAGCGGAAGTTCGGCGACCTCTTCACGAGCTTCATGGACGAGGAGCGCATCGAGGCGCTCGGCGTGAAGCCCGTGGAGGCTCAGCTCGCGCTCGCCTCGGACGTCCAGTCGGTCTCCGATCTGCTGGAGACGGTCGGCCGCCTCGAGCGGCACGGCATCGGCGGGTTCTTCCAGCTGTTCGTCGACAACGACCCGGGCGACCCGGAGCGCTACCTGGTGTTCGTCGAGCAGGCGGGAATCTCCCTCCCCGACGAGTCGTACTTCCGCGAGGAGCGGTTCGCGCCCGTGCGCGAGGCGTTCGTCGCGCACATCCAGCGCATGTTCGAGCTCGCGGGGCTCGAGAACGCACCGGAGCGCGCACAGCGCGTGTTCGAGCTCGAGACCAGCATCGCGGCCCAGCACTGGGACAACGTCCGCTCGCGTGACTCCGAGAAGACGTACAACCTCTACTCGTGGGGCGACGCCGAGAAGCTCTTCACGGCGGCGGAGGCGCGCGACGGCGACGGGCTGGCGATCTGGGCGAAGGCGCTGGGCGCGCCCGAGGGGGCGCTGGCCGAGGTGGTCCTCCGGCAGCCGTCGTTCACGTCGGGCCTCGCCGAGCTGCTGACCGAGAGCCGCCTCGAGGCGTGGAAGGACTGGCTGGCCTGGCAGATCATCCACGGGACGGCGCCGTACCTCAGCGGCGACTTCGTCGAGGCCAACTTCGAGTTCTACGGCCGCACGCTCACCGGCACCCCGGAGATGCGGGCGCGTTGGAAGCGCGGCATCTCGCTGGTCGAGGGCGCCATGGGCGAGGCGGTCGGCCGGATCTACGTCGAGAAGCACTTCCCGCCCGCGGCGAAGCAGCAGATGGACGAGCTCGTCGCCAATCTCATCGAGGCCTACCGCCAGAGCATCTCCACGCTCGAGTGGATGGGCGAGGAGACGCGGAAGCGCGCCCTCGACAAGCTCGAGAAGTTCACCCCGAAGATCGGCTACCCCGTGAAGTGGCGCGACTACTCGGCGCTCGCCATCGATCCCACGGATCTCGTCGGCAACGTGCGCGCCGCCGCGCTCTTCGAGTTCAACCGCGAGCTCGGCAAGATCGGCAAGCCGATCGACCGCGACGAATGGTTCATGACGCCGCAGACGATCAACGCCTACTACAACCCCGGCTTCAACGAGATCGTGTTCCCCGCCGCGATCCTGCAGTTCCCGTTCTTCGACCCCGAGCGCGACGCGGCCGCGAACTACGGCGCGATCGGTGCGGTGATCGGTCACGAGATCGGTCACGGCTTCGACGACCAGGGCTCGAAGTTCGACGGCGACGGGCGCCTCCAGGACTGGTGGACGGCCGACGACCGCGCCGCCTTCGAGGAGCGCACGCGGACCCTGATCGAGCAGTACGACGCACTCGCTCCGGCGCAGGTGCCCGAGCACCACGTCAACGGCGCTCTGACGATCGGCGAGAACATCGGTGACCTCGGCGGCCTCGGCATCGCCTGGAAGGCGTACCTCCTGTCGCTGAACGGGGAGGAGCCTCCCGTGATCGACGGCCTGAGCGGCGCCGAGCGCTTCTTCCTGTCGTGGGCGCAGGCCTGGCAGCAGAAGGGCCGCGACGCGGAGGTCATCCGCCTCCTCGCGATCGACCCGCACTCGCCGAACGAGTTCCGCTGCAACCAGATCGTCCGGAACATCGACGCCTTCTACGAGACGTTCGGACTCACCGAGTCCGATCGGCTGTGGCTGGCGCCGGAGGAGCGCGTCAGCATCTGGTGA
- a CDS encoding serine hydrolase produces MTTQLQESERRSRQSARRARHRGPGSSESFERGFEALARLAVSGVQVSARATDLTTGAVLFSVDDHVVMPTASIGKVLLLVEVAARLQSGQLSPLAHLDRDARDIAGDSGIWQHLHVPSLPVADLAALVGATSDNLATNVLLRRVGLEAVSARTESLGLTRTALLDLVRDHRGPDDAPQLSVGSANELTWLFSALARGEIVNPATSQRVISWLSLNSDFSLVSSAFGLDPHSHRHPEHGILLVNKTGTDAGVRSEVGVLRGPRAGVTYAVSTYFDDTDLPSRLAVIDGMRAVGLDLLEYVF; encoded by the coding sequence GTGACGACCCAGCTCCAGGAGTCCGAACGCCGCAGCCGGCAGAGCGCGCGCCGTGCCCGGCATCGCGGACCGGGATCGTCCGAGAGCTTCGAGCGCGGGTTCGAGGCCCTCGCCCGGCTCGCCGTGTCGGGGGTGCAGGTGTCCGCCCGGGCGACCGATCTGACGACGGGCGCGGTGCTGTTCTCGGTCGATGACCACGTGGTCATGCCGACGGCCAGCATCGGCAAGGTGCTCCTCCTCGTCGAGGTGGCGGCGCGCCTCCAGTCGGGGCAGCTGAGTCCGCTCGCGCACCTCGATCGCGACGCCCGCGACATCGCCGGCGACTCGGGCATCTGGCAGCACCTCCATGTGCCGTCGCTGCCCGTCGCCGACCTGGCCGCGCTCGTCGGCGCCACCAGCGACAACCTGGCCACGAACGTGCTCCTCCGCCGCGTCGGCCTGGAGGCGGTGAGCGCCCGCACGGAGTCGCTCGGCCTGACCCGGACGGCGCTGCTGGACCTGGTCCGCGACCATCGCGGCCCCGACGACGCGCCCCAGCTCTCGGTCGGCAGCGCCAACGAGCTCACCTGGCTCTTCTCGGCGCTCGCTCGCGGCGAGATCGTCAACCCGGCGACCAGCCAGCGCGTCATCTCCTGGCTCTCGCTGAACAGCGACTTCTCGCTCGTGTCGAGCGCGTTCGGCCTCGACCCGCACTCCCACCGGCACCCCGAGCACGGCATCCTGCTCGTCAACAAGACGGGCACCGACGCCGGCGTCCGCAGCGAGGTGGGCGTGCTGCGCGGCCCCCGCGCCGGCGTGACCTACGCGGTGTCGACGTACTTCGACGACACCGACCTGCCGAGCCGCCTGGCTGTCATCGACGGGATGCGCGCGGTCGGTCTGGACCTGCTCGAGTACGTCTTCTAG